A window from Chrysemys picta bellii isolate R12L10 chromosome 20, ASM1138683v2, whole genome shotgun sequence encodes these proteins:
- the MTX1 gene encoding metaxin-1 isoform X2: protein MAAPMELFCWAGGWGLPSVDPDCLAVLTYARFTGAPLKVHKVTNPWRSPSGCLPALKTKEEGVLSQMHQIITHLRKQKYNADYDLSARQGADTLAFVSLLEEKLLPVLMYREARECLTLLSQRLGDQKFFFGDSPASLDAFVFSHLAPLLKAKLPNGKLQQHLKSLQNLCDFCSSILSLYFPWDGGDAPSSTPKMSASEGTESEEDPYKRRNQILSVLVGLAAMIGYAFLSGIVSIQRGPSGAAGPRPIAMEEEEEEEE from the exons ATGGCGGCGCCCATGGAGCTGttctgctgggccgggggctgggggctgccctcgGTGGACCCGGACTGCCTGGCCGTGCTG ACCTACGCCAGATTCACAGGCGCGCCGCTCAAAGTTCACAAGGTCACTAACCCGTGGCGAAGTCCCTCAG GGTGTTTACCTGCTCTGAAGACGAAGGAGGAAGGTGTCCTCTCCCAGATGCACCAGATCATCACTCACCTCAGGAAACAG AAATACAATGCTGACTACGACCTCTCTGCGAGACAAGGGGCAGATACACTGGCCTTTGTGTCTCTGCTAGAGGAGAAGCTGCTGCCCGTGTTG ATGTACCGCGAAGCCCGGGAGTGCCTGACGCTCCTGTCTCAGCGCCTCGGGGACCAGAAGTTCTTCTTTGGAGACTC CCCTGCTTCCCTGGACGCGTTCGTCTTCAGTCATCTGGCGCCTCTCCTGAAAGCCAAGCTGCCCAACGGGAAACTGCAGCAGCACCTGAAGTCCCTGCAGAACCTGTGTGACTTTTGCTCCTCCATCCTCAGCCTCTACTTCCCCTGGGACGGAG GGGACGCCCCGTCCAGCACCCCCAAGATGTCTGCCTCCGAAGGGACTGAGTCTGAGGAGGATCCCTACAAACGGCGCAACCAGATCTTGTCGGTGCTGGTGGGACTGGCGGCGATGATTGGCTATGCCTTCCTCAGCGGGATCGTCTCCATCCAGCGGGGCCCTTCTGGGGCTGCTGGCCCCCGGCCAATagccatggaggaggaggaagaggaggaggagtga
- the MTX1 gene encoding metaxin-1 isoform X1 yields the protein MAAPMELFCWAGGWGLPSVDPDCLAVLTYARFTGAPLKVHKVTNPWRSPSGCLPALKTKEEGVLSQMHQIITHLRKQKYNADYDLSARQGADTLAFVSLLEEKLLPVLIHTFWVDAKNYVEHTRKWYAEAIPFPLNFFLPNRMHKQRLERLQLVWGESCLEDEEELEKEMYREARECLTLLSQRLGDQKFFFGDSPASLDAFVFSHLAPLLKAKLPNGKLQQHLKSLQNLCDFCSSILSLYFPWDGGDAPSSTPKMSASEGTESEEDPYKRRNQILSVLVGLAAMIGYAFLSGIVSIQRGPSGAAGPRPIAMEEEEEEEE from the exons ATGGCGGCGCCCATGGAGCTGttctgctgggccgggggctgggggctgccctcgGTGGACCCGGACTGCCTGGCCGTGCTG ACCTACGCCAGATTCACAGGCGCGCCGCTCAAAGTTCACAAGGTCACTAACCCGTGGCGAAGTCCCTCAG GGTGTTTACCTGCTCTGAAGACGAAGGAGGAAGGTGTCCTCTCCCAGATGCACCAGATCATCACTCACCTCAGGAAACAG AAATACAATGCTGACTACGACCTCTCTGCGAGACAAGGGGCAGATACACTGGCCTTTGTGTCTCTGCTAGAGGAGAAGCTGCTGCCCGTGTTG ATTCACACGTTTTGGGTAGACGCAAAGAACTATGTGGAGCACACGCGGAAATGGTATGCGGAAGCCATCCCCTTCCCGCTCAACTTCTTCCTGCCCAATCGCATGCACAAGCAGCGTCTGGAGCGGCTGCAGCTGGTCTGGGGGGAGAGCTGCTTGGAGGAcgaggaggagctggagaaggaa ATGTACCGCGAAGCCCGGGAGTGCCTGACGCTCCTGTCTCAGCGCCTCGGGGACCAGAAGTTCTTCTTTGGAGACTC CCCTGCTTCCCTGGACGCGTTCGTCTTCAGTCATCTGGCGCCTCTCCTGAAAGCCAAGCTGCCCAACGGGAAACTGCAGCAGCACCTGAAGTCCCTGCAGAACCTGTGTGACTTTTGCTCCTCCATCCTCAGCCTCTACTTCCCCTGGGACGGAG GGGACGCCCCGTCCAGCACCCCCAAGATGTCTGCCTCCGAAGGGACTGAGTCTGAGGAGGATCCCTACAAACGGCGCAACCAGATCTTGTCGGTGCTGGTGGGACTGGCGGCGATGATTGGCTATGCCTTCCTCAGCGGGATCGTCTCCATCCAGCGGGGCCCTTCTGGGGCTGCTGGCCCCCGGCCAATagccatggaggaggaggaagaggaggaggagtga